The Erigeron canadensis isolate Cc75 chromosome 4, C_canadensis_v1, whole genome shotgun sequence genome window below encodes:
- the LOC122596505 gene encoding CBL-interacting serine/threonine-protein kinase 9-like, with product MSSGGVKKRTRVGKYEIGKTLGEGSFAKVKFARNLVTNEPVAIKIIDRDRILKHKMVEQMKREISTMKLIKHPNVLNLFEVMASKTKIYIVLEYVDGGELFDQIAKHGRLQEDEARRYFQQLINAVDYCHSRGVYHRDLKPENLLLDSYGALKVSDFGLSQQVEDGMLHTACGTPNYVAPEVLTVKGYNGAASDIWSCGVILFVLMAGYLPFDEANLMGLYKKIEKADYRSPPWFSSGAKKLLSRILDPNPRTRITIPEILQNEWFMKGYKPPHFEQDDDVNLDDVDAVFNESKEHLVTEKKEKPESMNAFELISRSHSFSLENMFEKQKGFVKRETSFASKCPANEIMSKIEETAKPMGFNVHKRNYKMKLQGDKTGRKGHLAVATEVFEVAPSLHMVELRKTGGDTLEFHNFYKSFSSGLKDIVWSTESNTDDNGSRRKG from the exons ATGAGTAGCGGTGGTGTGAAAAAGAGGACACGAGTAGGCAAGTACGAAATTGGCAAGACTTTAGGTGAAGGCAGCTTTGCCAAAGTTAAGTTTGCTAGAAATCTTGTCACCAATGAACCCGTCGCGATTAAGATTATCGATCGTGATCGTATTCTTAAACATAAGATGGTTGAACAA atgaaaagagagaTCTCAACTATGAAGTTAATCAAACATCCAAATGTTCTAAATCTATTTGAG GTTATGGCCAGCAAAACAAAGATCTATATCGTTCTCGAGTATGTTGATGGAGGCGAGCTTTTCGATCAAATT GCTAAACATGGAAGACTTCAAGAAGATGAAGCAAGGAGATACTTTCAGCAACTCATTAATGCTGTAGATTATTGTCATAGTAGAGGAGTGTATCATAGAGatcttaag CCTGAAAATCTGCTCTTGGACTCGTATGGCGCTTTAAAAGTCTCAGACTTCGGGTTGTCTCAGCAAGTG GAAGACGGGATGTTACATACAGCGTGTGGGACACCAAACTATGTTGCTCCTGAG GTACTTACCGTAAAAGGTTATAATGGTGCAGCCTCTGATATATGGTCTTGTGGAGTGATCCTTTTCGTCCTCATGGCAGGATACTTGCCATTTGATGAGGCAAACCTCATGGGCTTGTATAAGAAA ATTGAAAAGGCAGATTATAGATCCCCTCCATGGTTTTCATCTGGTGCAAAGAAACTATTATCAAGAATCCTTGATCCAAACCCCCGCACT AGAATAACCATTCCTGAAATCTTGCAAAATGAATGGTTCATGAAAGGGTATAAACCGCCACATTTTGAGCAGGACGACGATGTGAACCTTGATGATGTAGATGCCGTCTTCAATGAATCCAAG GAACATCTTGTtacagaaaagaaagaaaaacctgAATCCATGAACGCCTTTGAGCTTATATCTCGGTCACATAGTTTTAGTCTGGAAAATATGTTTGAGAAGCAGAAG GGTTTTGTAAAGAGAGAAACAAGCTTTGCTTCCAAATGTCCTGCGAACGAGATCATGTCTAAGATTGAAGAAACTGCGAAACCCATGGGTTTCAACGTTCACAAACGCAACTATAAG ATGAAGTTACAAGGTGATAAAACAGGAAGAAAGGGCCACCTTGCTGTCGCTACAGAGGTTTTTGAAGTGGCTCCCTCACTGCACATGGTGGAGCTCAGAAAAACCGGAGGAGACACTCTGGAATTTCACAAC TTCTACAAGAGTTTCTCCTCGGGGTTAAAAGACATAGTCTGGAGTACCGAATCAAACACAGATGATAACGG TTCAAGAAGGAAAGGGTGA
- the LOC122596504 gene encoding 3-ketoacyl-CoA synthase 1-like, giving the protein MAKFFIKIHQKLADFMHIVKLNYIKLSNGYSLLLPLALIPFTFFHFGLQLSTNTTILFCLFLLLLRIYLANRSTPIYLVDFACFQPEDHLKRPMEGILKMSKESGAFNQETMHFQRRVIERSGLGGETYVPPGPGSVPLQLNMEAARLEAELVMFGALQSLFQKTGVTPQDIGILIVNCSLFNPNPSLASMIVNRYKLRPDILSYSLSGMGCSAGLISVDLARHLLTTHPNMHAVILSMETLTLDWYFGNDRSMAVGNCIFRMGGAAILLSNKTQDRARSKYQLAHIVRTHKGSDNNSYNSVQKQEDETGISGVSLSKDLMIVAGDALKTNITTLGPLVLPFSEQLFFFITLVKKKILKMKVKPYIPNFKRAFEHFCIHAGGRGVLDEVQKNLNLTEYDMEPSRMTLYRFGNTSSSSYWYELSYVEAKGRVLKGDRVWQIAFGSGFKCNSVVWKALKAIPSGGYIGDAWSDCIAHYPLKVPMD; this is encoded by the coding sequence atggccaaATTTTTCATCAAAATCCATCAAAAACTTGCTGATTTCATGCATATTGTAAAGCTCAATTACATCAAACTTAGCAATGGCTATTCACTTCTACTTCCTTTGGCTCTCATTCCCTTTACTTTCTTTCACTTTGGACTTCAACTATCAACCAACACTACCATTCTCTTTTGTCTATTCCTTTTGCTATTACGAATTTATTTAGCGAATCGTTCTACACCCATCTACCTCGTGGACTTTGCTTGCTTCCAACCCGAGGACCATCTTAAAAGGCCTATGGAAGGCATCTTGAAAATGTCCAAAGAATCGGGTGCTTTTAATCAAGAGACAATGCATTTCCAAAGACGCGTCATAGAAAGGTCTGGTTTGGGGGGCGAGACATACGTCCCCCCAGGACCTGGCTCTGTACCCCTACAATTGAACATGGAAGCAGCTCGGCTTGAAGCCGAGCTGGTCATGTTTGGTGCACTCCAGTCTTTATTCCAAAAGACTGGAGTCACACCACAGGATATAGGAATCCTCATTGTGAACTGTAGCCTATTCAACCCTAACCCCTCTCTAGCTTCCATGATTGTTAACCGATACAAACTAAGACCCGACATTTTGAGCTACAGCCTAAGTGGAATGGGCTGTAGCGCGGGTCTTATTTCAGTAGACTTGGCCCGACACCTCCTCACGACTCATCCCAACATGCATGCCGTCATTTTAAGCATGGAAACCCTCACTCTAGATTGGTACTTTGGCAATGACCGCTCCATGGCTGTAGGAAACTGTATTTTTAGGATGGGTGGAGCCGCCATTCTACTTTCCAATAAAACACAAGATCGGGCCCGGTCCAAATACCAGCTAGCCCACATTGTCCGAACCCATAAAGGATCGGACAATAATTCCTACAACAGTGTCCAAAAACAAGAAGACGAGACGGGTATTAGTGGGGTCTCACTTTCTAAGGATCTCATGATTGTCGCGGGTGACGccttaaaaacaaatataacaacTTTAGGGCCTTTAGTGTTACCATTTTCcgaacaattattttttttcataacaCTTGTGAAGAAAAAGATACTAAAAATGAAAGTGAAGCCATACATACCAAATTTCAAGCGTGCATTCGAGCATTTTTGTATACACGCTGGTGGGCGGGGTGTGCTTGATGAGGTTCAAAAGAATTTGAACTTAACCGAGTACGATATGGAGCCATCAAGGATGACATTATACCGGTTTGGTAACACGTCTAGTAGTTCATATTGGTATGAGTTGAGTTACGTGGAAGCTAAAGGCAGGGTTTTGAAGGGGGACCGGGTCTGGCAGATTGCGTTTGGGTCGGGTTTTAAGTGTAACAGTGTTGTTTGGAAAGCGTTGAAGGCGATTCCATCGGGTGGCTACATAGGTGATGCATGGTCCGACTGCATTGCTCATTACCCTCTCAAGGTCCCAATGGATTAA
- the LOC122595777 gene encoding rho GTPase-activating protein 5-like, translating into MTTLFRSKSCGGLPRPKASFFHYSSSSSSNQQNDTNYEDEDEDDDICYYCQDSYTNNDYFDQNSSSPITTPFISPCQQQGGGVPNRSNHNNNFTIASILLNALRKSLLTCAVDHHDVTKADTLNIGSPTDVQHVSHVTFDRFHGFLGLPLAFQCDVPHKVPSASVCVFGVSVESMQCSYDERGNSVPTILLMMQNRLYSEGGLQAEGIFRINGENGQEEDVRKQLNRGFVPHGVDVHCLAGLIKAWFRELPTGILDSLTPEKVMHCNTEDECTRLVKTLPPTEAALLDWAINLMADVVTYDEINKMNSRNIAMVFAPNMTQMADPLTALIHAVQIMNLLKTLVIKTLREREESSPVSNQVSMSICEDSPSPSNKAEYPYTLRSATLNRLGCEDEEQFWSFPRKSGSVVEYDYISGKNSPIRCRSDHHESDDLSKHLVIDQGILERLSLRKSVMRLCRYPVFQFSKPAKKTGSVSVNATDHGEAWV; encoded by the exons ATGACAACCCTTTTCAGATCCAAATCTTGTGGTGGACTACCACGGCCCAAAGCCtcattttttcattattcaTCATCCTCTTCTTCTAACCAACAAAATGACACCAattatgaagatgaagatgaagatgacgACATTTGCTATTATTGTCAAGATAGTTACACTAATAATGATTACTTTGATCAAAACAGTAGTAGTCCAATTACTACACCTTTTATTAGTCCATGCCAACAACAAGGTGGTGGTGTTCCTAATCGAtctaatcataataataacttCACCATTGCCTCAATATTGTTAAACGCCTTACGTAAATCTCTTCTCACTTGTGCGGTTGATCATCATGACGTCACCAAAGCAGATACTTTGAATATTGGCAGTCCCACGGACGTGCAACATGTGTCACATGTGACGTTTGATCGTTTCCATGGCTTCCTTGGTTTGCCTCTTGCTTTTCAATGTGATGTCCCACACAAAGTTCCCAGCGCAAG TGTATGTGTGTTTGGAGTATCCGTGGAGTCTATGCAATGTTCCTATGACGAGAGAGGGAACAGCGTACCAACAATACTTCTTATGATGCAAAACCGTTTATATTCAGAAGGTGGTCTTCAA GCAGAAGGAATATTTCGTATAAATGGGGAAAACGGTCAAGAGGAGGATGTTAGAAAACAGCTCAACAGAGGTTTTGTCCCCCATGGAGTCGATGTTCATTGTTTGGCTGGCTTGATTAAG GCATGGTTTAGAGAACTTCCTACGGGTATTCTTGATTCGTTGACCCCAGAGAAGGTCATGCATTGCAATACAGAAGATGAGTGTACTCGTCTTGTCAAAACTCTGCCTCCAACTGAGGCTGCACTTCTTGACTGGGCCATCAACTTAATGGCAGATGTAGTCACTTATGACGAAATAAACAAAATGAACTCCCGAAACATTGCTATGGTCTTTGCCCCCAACATGACACAG ATGGCGGATCCTTTGACTGCATTGATTCATGCAGTTCAAATCATGAACTTGCTCAAAACACTCGTCATAAAAACTCTTCGTGAAAGAGAAGAATCATCTCCAGTTTCTAACCAGGTGTCAATGTCAATATGTGAAGATAGTCCATCTCCCAGCAATAAAGCCGAGTATCCTTATACTTTACGGAGCGCCACTTTGAACAGACTAGGATGCGAAGACGAAGAACAATTTTGGAGCTTTCCCAGAAAGAGTGGGTCTGTTGTGGAATATGATTACATATCAGGTAAAAACTCGCCCATTAGATGTAGAAGTGATCACCACGAGAGTGATGACCTATCAAAACATCTAGTAATTGATCAGGGGATATTGGAAAGACTAAGTTTGAGAAAAAGTGTAATGAGGTTATGCAGATATCCTGTGTTTCAGTTTAGTAAGCCTGCTAAGAAGACTGGATCGGTAAGTGTCAATGCTACGGACCATGGTGAAGCTTGGGTTTGA